The following proteins are encoded in a genomic region of Candidatus Hydrogenedentota bacterium:
- a CDS encoding DUF4203 domain-containing protein: MPELTESFLSGCAIASLAGGAILCFLGYRVFLPLLALAGLAWGAAAAGLAGLQISEDQTIAIIAVVLGGFIGAVLMVLLYFAVLFTIGAVTAGAIGYMVCVYSDTPFTTVSVAAVLVAALLGGIIALVLQRFVIVLVSSVKGASLLVVGTCYYVKRAALAPLLLEFYTAISNQVSGKELAEAVRGGLPLTEEMRAGFVQVFGPTTLYLMGLGAIAFTLLGIAVQYAVTARTPKPAQEQSGKEG, translated from the coding sequence ATGCCTGAACTCACCGAGAGTTTCCTGAGCGGGTGCGCAATTGCGTCGCTGGCGGGCGGCGCGATTCTCTGTTTTCTGGGATATCGGGTGTTTCTGCCGCTGTTGGCTCTGGCGGGCCTTGCATGGGGCGCCGCCGCGGCGGGGCTGGCCGGGCTGCAAATCTCTGAGGACCAGACCATCGCAATTATCGCCGTGGTGCTCGGGGGGTTCATAGGGGCGGTGCTCATGGTGCTTCTTTATTTTGCGGTGCTTTTCACAATCGGCGCGGTGACCGCGGGCGCGATCGGCTATATGGTCTGCGTCTACAGCGACACGCCATTCACGACCGTTTCTGTAGCCGCGGTGTTGGTCGCGGCGTTGTTGGGGGGCATTATCGCGCTGGTTCTCCAGCGCTTCGTAATCGTGCTGGTCTCGTCGGTCAAGGGCGCGAGCCTGCTCGTTGTTGGGACCTGCTACTACGTGAAGCGGGCCGCACTGGCGCCGCTGCTGCTCGAATTCTACACTGCCATATCGAATCAGGTCAGCGGCAAGGAGCTGGCCGAGGCGGTCCGCGGCGGCTTGCCGTTGACCGAAGAAATGCGCGCGGGTTTTGTGCAGGTGTTTGGCCCAACGACGCTGTACCTGATGGGGTTGGGCGCCATTGCCTTTACCCTCCTTGGGATCGCCGTGCAATATGCCGTGACGGCGCGCACACCGAAACCGGCGCAGGAGCAGTCCGGAAAAGAGGGGTGA
- a CDS encoding SDR family oxidoreductase, whose protein sequence is KETAERLLSFIPQRRPAETNEIAAAVLFLASDTASYVNGHNLVVDGGWTCGFSRDF, encoded by the coding sequence ATAAAGAAACGGCCGAGCGGCTCCTGTCGTTCATTCCGCAGCGCCGCCCCGCCGAGACGAATGAAATCGCGGCCGCCGTGCTGTTTCTCGCGTCCGATACCGCTTCTTACGTCAACGGGCACAACCTAGTCGTGGACGGCGGCTGGACCTGCGGCTTTTCCCGGGATTTCTGA